A single genomic interval of Trichosurus vulpecula isolate mTriVul1 chromosome 6, mTriVul1.pri, whole genome shotgun sequence harbors:
- the LOC118854831 gene encoding LOW QUALITY PROTEIN: protein FAM136A-like (The sequence of the model RefSeq protein was modified relative to this genomic sequence to represent the inferred CDS: substituted 2 bases at 2 genomic stop codons) yields the protein MAESKQLWVQKVVDTMVKALEQENICKMPGTMFQCGASYCKDTQASIKQVHQYFEPCHAPLAQAQALVTSKLEKFXDHLAQCTIXCNVKAKNLMDSGSKKQQVKRELEFCVTKCVDDHMRFIPNMTKKMKDSLASIAKDSHCQ from the coding sequence ATGGCAGAGTCAAAGCAGCTGTGGGTGCAGAAGGTAGTGGACACCATGGTGAAAGCACTGGAGCAGGAGAATATCTGTAAGATGCCAGGTACCATGTTCCAGTGTGGTGCCAGCTACTGTAAAGATACCCAGGCCTCCATAAAGCAGGTTCATCAGTACTTTGAACCCTGCCATGCTCCCTTGGCCCAGGCACAGGCCCTTGTGACCAGCAAACTAGAGAAATTCTAGGACCACCTAGCTCAATGTACCATATAATGCAATGTCAAAGCCAAAAACTTGATGGATTCTGGGAGCAAGAAGCAGCAGGTGAAGAGGGAGCTAGAGTTCTGTGTGACCAAATGTGTTGATGACCACATGCGCTTCATCCCCAACATGACCAAGAAGATGAAGGATTCCCTGGCATCTATTGCAAAAGACAGTCATTGTCAGTAG